The DNA region TGCGATGATTTACCCTTTACCTCgaaggttgaggatgttCCCACTAGCTTCGTAATGCTCCAGGTTCTTGTAGATATAATCTCCCACACGAGCAACATTCTCAATGAGACCATCTCGCTCGATCACCTTGAACATCTCTCGCGCTTGAAGGGCTCGAATAGGATCACCCTAAATTGTTAGCCCAGCCTCAATGTTTTCTTACTCACCATCCACGTGTTGTAAGCCTGATAGGCAAAAGGTGCTCGGGTAGACAAGTTATGGTAAAAGCCAGAGGCCTGGGTCTTCTTACTGAAGGTCACAAAGTCCGCAGGCTCCTCAAGTTCCCATTTGTCGTGCGCCCAGAATGAGCCGGTGGCTCCTACCCCAGTTTGGACCTCATCCACAATGAAGTAGATGTCATGTTTCTTGGCGATCTGACGAAGCTTTCGGAAGTAGTCGGCAGAGGCATGACGATCACCGCCTTCTGACTGGATGGGCTCAATAATCATTGCCACAATCGGTTTCTTGTTAGACCAGACTCGAATTGTCTCCTCCACGTGAGCCAAAGCTGCTGCTTCAGCCTTTTGATTGTGTTCAGTGTTCTCTGCTAGAGGGTACTTAATGTCGGGAAATTGACATGCTGGCCATTCGAAGGCAGGCATGTCAAGCTAATTCAAAGTCAAATAAGCGATTGGAGTACACTCGACAAGCTTACCTTGTGAATGGGCTTGCTTCGGGTCAAACTGAGAGACCCCAAGTTTCGGCCGTGGAATCCACCTTTGAAACTAAGCACACTCAGCTCCGGAGAGCCAGGCTGGGTGTCTTTCATTAGACATAGCATTTGATTGAACAGCTGAATGAATGACCTACGGATTGATTTTCCAAAACgctctcaatctcttcatccGAAAAGGGTCTATTCCCTCTTCGCTTGGCTTGGTACGACAGGAAGGAAGCCTTAAGAGCGCCTTCAGTCGCCGAAGATCCATCCCTAGAACGTTAGCCTGTGGATCACGCTTTATAACTTACTGTGTGGTGAAAACCTGGTTCAAGCCCTTGGGTGCAACCTTCAGTATTCCTTCATTGACCGTATCGGCCCAATCAACAGGAGGGTAAGATCCGAGAGCGGGGCGGGACATGGCAGCAGATGCAAACTTATCCGTTTTGGCGAGTTTGATCAAATCCGGGTGGTTATAACCAATGGCAATGGAGGCTAGAGGTTAGCATATTGGCATGAACTGCGAAACTTACCAATTTGAGCGAACATATCCAACAGAACATTGCCGTCGGCATCAACCAAGTAGTTACCACAGCTCTTGTTGTAGTCAGCTACCAAGGTATGAGCCCGAGGATCTTGGAATTTGCCAATAGCCGCAGAGAGCTCTTTCCTATGGCAACATAAATGAGGATCTTCGTGAATTGCTTCGCCCTATCGAACTCACCCTTTCGGTCCTGGGATAGTGTTTGTCACCACATTAGGCTTTTGCGGCTGACTTGGGACCAAGCGAGCAGCTGCAATTGCGGTAGCGTATTGCCTTCTGCCGGAAATCCGAATAGTGGTGTGAAGCGATCTGGTTAACATGTTTGCGATCCTTGCAGCAGTAAAAGCGCGATGTGAGTAATGTGAAGGAAAATACCATGAGTGTTGTTAAGATGTCGCCTTTTTGAGAACTGACTGGTCGATGATTGCATAAGATTGAAGGGCATGATAGGCGAGGATTCCTTTTGGCGAGATGACGGACAAGCCGACGGAAAAGTAGCGAGAGAGCGGACGGAAGGATCGACAATGCAGGGATGGGAGGCGCGCGCGGCGGCGGAGTAGTAGGTCTCGGCAAAATTCCGCCACACGGCATTTCCCCGCTCGCTGCATCTCCCAAGCAGACAAGAAAGAGACAAGTAAGACGCTCGTTATCTTAGCCGATATTTTAGCCGAAGAAAACGGTCATTTATACGGTTATGACCGATTATCCGGTATTTAGATCCCCGTTCGTTATTCTTCAAATCTCTTTCCCATTTCTAGCTTCAATCGCATACAAGTCATACACAGCCACAAGTAGAAAGTATGCTATCTCGACAACTCACCAGGAACTTGTTTAACAAGCGTGCAGCCTCCACGCTTGCCGCTGATAGTGAGTTATTACTTTCATTGACGACCACGTTACTGACATCTCACCATCAGTTAATGCTGCCCAAGACAATGGAAGGTGGAAAGGCACCAGTACTTTGGGAGGGGATGCGAAGCTTCTTATTGGTGGTTCCTGGGAATCAAGCAAGACAGACAAATGGTCAGAAGTTCACGATCCTTCGACACAGCACCTCATCTCGAAAGTCCCTCATGCGACTTCCGCGGAGATGAAGCGCATCGTTGATGTAGCTGAAAACAAGTTTTACGAGTGGAGCGAGTCAAGTGTGCTTACCAGACAAAGGATCATGTTAGAGTAAGTCTCTGGCATAATCATCTGATGCTCTAACGACATCATATCTGAAATGTTTTCCATAGCCTGCAAGGCTTGATCAGGAAGTACCACAAGGATATCGCCCGTAACATTGTGTAAGTCGTAGTTTAATAGGTTTTTCAACTGCTAACTTATGATTAGATTGgagcaaggaaagactTTCGCAGATGCCATGGGTGATGTTACGAGGGGATTACAAGTGGTCCAAATGGCGACCAACATTCCTACTGAGCTGTTGGGGAGAAACATCGAGGTTTCGCGAGACATGGACACTTTAACCAGGATCGAGCCACTTGGTGTTGGAGCTGCCATCTGTCCTTTCAACTTCCCGGCTATGATACCTTTGTCAGTGCTTGCCGCCCTCTCCGGCTTGACAGCTGTAGCTAATACTCCCATAGGTGGAGTGTTGCGATGGCCATCGCTACGGGTAATACTCTTATCCTCAAGCCCAGTGAGCGCGACCCGGGCGCTTCCGCCATAATTGCCGAGTTATGTGAAATGGCCGGTCTTCCTTCTGGCGTTCTCAATATCCTCCACGGCGGCGTTGACGCGGTCAACTTCATTTGTGACGAGCCTCGAATCAAGGCTATTTCCTTCGTTGGCGGTGATAAGGCAGGCAAGCACATCTACGACAGGGCCGGTGCTCTTGGAAAGCGAGTTCAAGCTCAATTGGGAGCTAAAAGTGAGTGGATAACCATTGTAGTCAGAACTGACCCATTAGACCATGCCATCATTCTCCCTGATGCCAACAAGAGTGCTTTGAAGGCTGTCGCTGGAGCAGCTTTCGGAGCCGCGGGTCAAAGATGCATGGCGCTCTCAGTTCTGGTTACTGTTGGGGATGCAGACTGGCTTCCTGGGCTTGTTGAAGAGGCTAATGCCTTGAAAATGGGCAATGGATTTGACGAAGCTGCCGACTTGTGAGTGTTATTTTAGGGCCATACACGAAAAAGCTAACGACTGCAGGGGGCCTGTTATTTCCCCTCAAGCTCGGGAGCGCATCGAGCAACTCATTGAGTCTTGTGAAAAGCAGGGAGGAAACATCGTTCTTGATGGTCGGGGGGCAACAGTTAAAGACTATCCTAACGGCAACTGGGTTGGCCCTACGATTTTGGAAGCTACAACCGATATGGACTGTTACAAGTGAGTTCGATTCAGAAAAATCGACTTTCAACAACGAACTGAATGCATTTTAAGGAATGAGATTTTCGGGCCCGCTTTGGTCGTTGTCAAAACTCGTGACCTTGATGAGGCGATTGAGTTGGTCAACCGTAATCCCTACGGGAACGGGGCCGCGATATTCACTCAATCTGCTGTTTCATCCAGGAAGTTCGAGAAGAAAATTGAGGCTGGTCAAGTCGGTGTTAACGTTCCTATTGTATGTATCTTACCTCATTTTGTGATGAACTCGAAGGAATTCCTGctgataaaaaaaaagcccGTGCCTTTGCCTATGTTCTCTTGGTCCGGAAACAAAGCCAGTGTCCTCGGAAACGCCTCTCTCTACGGCCCCTTGGGACTCAACTTCTGGACGAAAACCAAGACGATCACGTCTTTATGGAGGGAAGATGCCAAAGAGGATAAGGCTGCTGTTGCTATGCCCGTTCACCATTAATTATTTCTTTGGGATTATATGTGCTCTGTCTAGCGTTGTGCATAAAATTTTGGCTTTGAAAGTGTATGTATGAAGTTCGAAAAGTTTTAAAAACACTTTTGCATGAGTAAGTTTTAAATGGGAAGGCAGGCAGAGGTAAAGTCCAGAAAATTGTAGTAGTCTGTCAACTTTTTTGgttcctctccctttctttcttgggCCGAGAAGAGACATTACTTTGATATGTTCTAGCCCATACACTACGTCTTTTCCCATCAACAAGTCATTGTTTGATAAAGCTATGATATAAGTAATagtttctttcttttctttatgcatgcatagaCACCTCACAGCAGAAAAAGACTACTATAATTAATGGAACGTTCCACAGACTTACTTTTTTGATACATATCCTTTTGCTCCGCTTacgccaccaccaccttaATGTTATCGCCATTTTATGCAAGATAGACTTGTTTCATGTAATTTTTGCTTGCGCCACCACCTTAACTTAAGAGTATCATCGTATAGTTTGCTATTATATAACTGTGTCCTTGTGTGTGCTGCCGACGACGGGCTGCTGGGCACCTTATTTAATTTAAAACTGCCTCCTGTAGTGCCGTGGCCAAAAGACGGAGGATAATGACAAACGACGATTTGTTATTTCTTTCGCTGCGATGCTGCATGGGGGGCAACGAGCTGAGCGTTACTTGTGACAGTAATGTACTTCCCGGCTAATAAACTTACGGAAGTAATTGATAACTCTACTACTGTTATGGTGAAGAACAACAACGGCGGAAACGGACATGCCGCGCCGTTTCGTCGGGGATGCTTTCGTCGCGGGCCCGCCATTCTACCTCCGTTTATTAGCGTCAGCGAAGCGTTTCACGGTGTTTCCGTTTCTGTTATCAAATCTCTATCGTTCCTTGAGTTCTCTTCAAGCGTATGGGGTGTCTGTATATGCACATTTACTCGTTCTATTCGTCAAAGACTGACTGGTGAAATTGTAGATTGGGCTCAGCTGACCGCGGCTAGCGATCCCGATTTACCACCGCTCTGAAGGTAAAAGCGCTGGAAAAGAATGATACATACTTCACTGCTGAAGATAAACCAACTGCTCCACAGCAAGTTGATTGACCAATATATGAGAGAATTACTcccccttccatctccttttcaatcaCAGACAAATCAATTAAACAATCAACAATGTCGCAAGATCCGTACACCACCAAAGCATCCGATGTTAATATGGATGACAACACGAGTACCGACAAGAATGTCAGCCTTTCAAGAGTAGTCACCGCTCTTGAGCCGGAGCAGGTACAGGTAGTAGATGGTGTTTGGGGTACTCTCGATGAATCTGCACCTAACTATCGAAGTCTTGGCTGGTAAGTATGCTCTACATGGGCGGTTTGATTTGCAGATGTCAACAAATGAGCTGACCACTGAGTAGGATAAGAGCCAGTGTTCTCATGATCAAAGTCCAAATAGGACTAGGCGTCCTTGCTATTGTAGGCTGACTTCATCTCGTCCAACGGTGTCACATAGACCTAATTGCCCCAAACATTTTTAGCCAGCTGTCCTGCATACTTTTGGTCTTATCCCTGCTATTCTTATCATATtcgctgttgctgttgccaCCACTTGTATATCTCAatcatttcttcatccatctcctcccctctTCATTGACTGATCCATAATTAGGGGCGGATTACGTTGTAGGCGTGTTCAAGCAGAATCATCCCGAAGTTTATACTCTGGCAGAGTAAGTACAcgtcttctcttttcaaGAACCAACATTCTCACTGTTTTACACCCTTTACTTCGCAATGGCTGACATTGAGCTCATAGTGTTGGCTATATCATGTGGGGACCTATTGGACGAGAAGTGTTTGGCGCTGTCTACTGGGTAAGTATCATTACGTCTAATATtttgacgaggaagagtgaGAAGGAATTAAGGCTTATTTTTATGCCAAGATTCAACTTACTGCTGTCGCTGGGGCCGGCCTCCTCAGTATATCTGTAGCTCTAAACGCAATGTCAGGTCATGGGACTTGCACTATCGTCTTCGTCGTTGCCGCGgccatcatcaacatccttGTATCTTCCATTCAAACACTCGACAGAATTTCCTGGATTGGATGGATAGGCCTTGTTGGTATTATGTCGTCCGTTATCGCCCTTGCCATTGCTGTAAGCGTTCAAGATCGTCCCAGTGCAGCTCCTGCCACCGGTGATTGGTCTCCCGATATCGTTCTTGTTGGCAAtccctccttttctgcTGCTATTGGTGCCCTATCCAACATCATTTTCTCCTTCGCCGGTGCCCCCAACTTCTTCAATATCGTTGCTGAAATGAAAAATCCCAGAGATTTTAACAAAGCTCTCATCTCCTGTCAGACCTTCGTAACGGCGGCATATCTTGTACGTTCTCAGCTTGACAATCTTTAGAAACTGGCTCACCGTACTAAAAGATTATTGGCTGCGTTGTTTACCATTACTGTGGCCAATATATTACTTCTCCAGCTCTAGGATCGGCAGGTATTCTTATGAAGAAGGTGTGTTACGGTCTCGCATTTCCTGGCCTTGTGGTCGGATGCGTCCTGAATACACACCTCCCCGCCAAATACAGTAAGCATTGTCTCAACATCGCAACAGATCTCTAGGCTCATTTCGATCCCAGTTTTTGTTCGCTTGATGAGGAACAGCAAGCATTTGAGTGCGAACACTATCCAGCATCGAGTTATTTGGATGTGAGTGAATATATTCAACAAGTAACGACAAATAGTATCGTACAAAACTAATGAAGACGTTCAGTTCCTGTGTCGTATTTAATTGTACCGTCTCATTTGTAATCGCCGAAGGTATTCCAATTTTCAACGACCTCATCGGACTCATTGGGGCACTCTTTGCGACTCCCAATGCGATGTAAGCGGTTTCGCTTTCTAGCACCTGGGGGCCTCTAGCTAATTCCATTCAGCATCTTTGAGTGTATGATGTATATCTGGGATGTCTATTACTGCGCCGACAAGTATCCTAGCCAGCATACCTGGAAACAGCGATCAATTCAAGCATTCAACGTCATTATTATGCTCCTCTCGATATTTGCCATGGTAGCCGGGACGTATGCCGCAGCCGTCACCATACGAGACGACGTGGCGTCTAACGCCACCTCAAAGCCCTTCTCTTGTGATGATAACTCGGGATAGCCATGAGAAGTTGAGTATAGCAAATGTCCTACCGTGTGATTATTGGAATTGGTATTTTGCCCTCTTTTACCAGCATTTCAAATTAGCATTTCATTCCCCTTAACTTTCAATTTGTGTCTCCCATACGTATGGCTGTATATGATGTAACTTAGGAGCGTTGTTTGGATAAAAAGGTACTCGCTCGGTTGTATGCAAACTCCTTGGTCCTATCACTAAATTGATTCCAAGTTGTATAATCGTACTTCGTGTAAATAAGATGATGTCTGTACTTATTCCAGTAATACCTTCCAGTCACGTAAACCCCTCCAAAAAGAACCAGGTGTACTCTGAGTGAGATTATGGCCGCCAGAAGTTGTAACGATAGACCAGACTATCTAAATTAGACTGGATGTATTGATCAGTAACCTAGAACGAGAAAGGACGTACAAGATGTACGAGGTTACAAAgacatccatctctccgTCCGggatctcctcttctcacAACATCTCCATGcttctatatatatatgtctACACTGTCCACTGTAGGCACCACACCCTTTTCGAACAATTCCGTCCATTCtctatctcttcttttcaacCTCCACACCGGATCTCCCTCCCGGCGCACCTAATTGATCTATGACCGAAGGCTATAATACAAACTGCACGAATTCACGGATAAAACCTGCCCCCAAACAAACATTCGTCGGCAGCAATTTAAGAGGAAGGTACGCGCAGATGGGAGTTTGGGGGATGGCTGCAAAGTCACGTGACGTTTGCTTATCACCTGACTTAAAGGACCCCTGTTAATTAATTAAGTAAGGGGAGATCGGCACGAACTCGGAGTCCATTCACTCATTCCGATAATAAGTCGCTGGATGCGATCTTCTACAGACTATCAACGCTGCATCGAACATGTCCGTCACTTCAACCCATTCACAAAATTCAATCAGTCCTGGCGCAGTCCCAGACGCCCCAGGAGCACATTCGGCGCAACCGCAAACAGAAGCTGCTGGGGTTGACCTCCGCGTCCGATTTGCCCGCGCTTGTGATCGTTGCCGGTGGGTGATATCTATCGTACACTATTGCAAACTAACGGGGCCGACAGACACAGGAAAATAAAGGTTAGTAATGTGATATTTAGCAGGCATTAATCCCCGCAGTGCGATAATGAACACCCATGTGGAAAATGTGCGGCAGCTGGTGTTACCTGTACTTCGGGAATGAGCAGAGCGACTGGTGTAAGCAGACGGCGAGCTTCTCGAACAAGCTTTTCGGACACGCGGTGGGTATCGAACATAATTTAGACGTGATCTGACCTTGGAGTCTCAGCAACCATCATGAAGCTTTcattgagaaagaagggtcACCTTCCAACAGAGAACATCGATCTAACAACAAAGGACGCAAACGGAGAAGAGACTCTGAGGAAACAGATAAGATAGGAGCAACTGGCAACTCCAGTGAGTAAAGAGTCCGAAATTTCCATATTCGCCTGATCTTTCCCTATTACAGAAACGTCAAATGTCCTTGATCACCTCGATACGGCgcacttcttcttgtcgCAAGAAGGAATGACCCGTTTCGCCGGCTCTACTTCGGGCCTTCCAGTCCTGTGAGGAGGATCTACCAGTTAGCTAGCTATAACAGTCAATAACATCACCTGTAGCGAAGCCACCCGACGTATGCTGCAGAAAATACCTGATCCCGTCAACGACGCGCAAAGTCCCATGGGTGAACCAAATTGGTCATGGCTCTCTTCATTACTAGAGGACGGAGAGGGATCCTCAAAGAGCGGTAGGGAGTCTTTCCTTCGTCGTCAAGAACGAGACGAGCCGGAATACTTTCCTGGAAGGGATCACGCCTCGGAACAAGGCGGAGAAGACATTTTCGCAAGGATTTCGGAGATCAGTGAGCCACCATCTGCCTCTGGGACTTACAAAGCTAAATTTGGATAGTACCACCTGATTTGATGGCCTCTCTTGTTCAGACTTATGTAGGTAAGAAGCGGTCAACGTCCCTGACACGAATTAGTTCGCAGTTGTTCATCCTGTTTGGCCTATTATCCACATCCAGTCATTCTTTGCAGTAAGTACACGTAGCcacctcttttccatcaaAGGCCCAAGAATCTGATAGCCGTGCCTAGGATTTCTATAAGTGGACCAGCTATTCCTTTGCGGCGTTAGTGGTATCTATGTGCATGTTGGCGACCCGCTACACGAATGACCCAAGAGTGCTAGCTGAACCGGGTGAGCTACAGATGAATTTATAACAACTAATTTGGCTGACTAAACTGGCTCTTGATTTTAGATATCTCAGCCAGTGCAGGGTTCCAATATTTTGAGCTTTTCAGGCAATTGCGTGCACAAGCTTCGACAGAGGATAACGTGATTCAAGCAATCCAGAGCCTGTTTTTCGCGGCACAATACCATTGTGTTGATAATGTACCCCGCCAGGTTGCACAAGGTCTTTTTGCAGAGGCAGCAGCTCGACTGCTCGATGGTGGACTACATCGGTATGCATTTGCCCGTTCGCGAGAAAGAAACGTCAGCTGAATTACTCGATAAGAGAAATCTCAGATATTGCGCTTGGCGATTcgctggagaaggaaacGCGAACAGTGGGTCCAGTAGTATGCTCGCAGTTCCAAGAACTAATAGAAAGCAGCGTACTGCATGGGCATGCTATAGCTGGGATAAACAACTGGCCGCCATTTGTGGTAAACCACCACTCCTACGCATTTGGGACTACGACGTCTCATTGCCCGAAGTGTTTGAAGAGACGCAATCGGCTTTTGCTGAGCTCCCCGAAAATCAAGATGAGAAGCTGAGCGCAATCTTCATCCAGCAAATCCTGTTGTCAGTGGTACTTGAAAAAACGTTGACCTCGTGCACCCATCATCCCGAATTTGATAACTGCGAAATGCTCAACAGATGGGCAAGGAGCATGCGCCCAGAAGTCGAAGATATGAAGGCTCTAGATGATTCAATGCGGCTGCTGAATGAATGGCGAGAGTGCGTTTAACAACTGTATTTGATGAAGCACACAAGGATGCTAATGTAACGCAGGGCCCTCCCGCCAGCAATGTCAGACCGCTCGATCGCTGGTCGCCTCGCTTCGCCGATGTACAGCGTCGAATACGAACAGATTGCTGTAATCGAGCAGACCATAGAAATGCTTATAGCGGGCCGCAAACTGCAGC from Cryptococcus neoformans var. neoformans B-3501A chromosome 4, whole genome shotgun sequence includes:
- a CDS encoding hypothetical protein (Match to ESTs gb|CF185886.1|CF185886, gb|CF189852.1|CF189852, gb|CF187761.1|CF187761; HMMPfam hit to Aminotran_3, Aminotransferase class-III, score: 385.1, E(): 8.8e-113) translates to MLTRSLHTTIRISGRRQYATAIAAARLVPSQPQKPNVVTNTIPGPKGKELSAAIGKFQDPRAHTLVADYNKSCGNYLVDADGNVLLDMFAQIASIAIGYNHPDLIKLAKTDKFASAAMSRPALGSYPPVDWADTVNEGILKVAPKGLNQVFTTQDGSSATEGALKASFLSYQAKRRGNRPFSDEEIESVLENQSPGSPELSVLSFKGGFHGRNLGSLSLTRSKPIHKLDMPAFEWPACQFPDIKYPLAENTEHNQKAEAAALAHVEETIRVWSNKKPIVAMIIEPIQSEGGDRHASADYFRKLRQIAKKHDIYFIVDEVQTGVGATGSFWAHDKWELEEPADFVTFSKKTQASGFYHNLSTRAPFAYQAYNTWMGDPIRALQAREMFKVIERDGLIENVARVGDYIYKNLEHYEASGNILNLRGKGQGTFIAFDLPSPKERDQFISQMRLQGVNLGACGSQSVRLRPMLVFEQSHADLFLEKLRNVLK
- a CDS encoding hypothetical protein (HMMPfam hit to Aldedh, Aldehyde dehydrogenase family, score: 538.0, E(): 8.3e-159): MLSRQLTRNLFNKRAASTLAADINAAQDNGRWKGTSTLGGDAKLLIGGSWESSKTDKWSEVHDPSTQHLISKVPHATSAEMKRIVDVAENKFYEWSESSVLTRQRIMLDLQGLIRKYHKDIARNIVLEQGKTFADAMGDVTRGLQVVQMATNIPTELLGRNIEVSRDMDTLTRIEPLGVGAAICPFNFPAMIPLWSVAMAIATGNTLILKPSERDPGASAIIAELCEMAGLPSGVLNILHGGVDAVNFICDEPRIKAISFVGGDKAGKHIYDRAGALGKRVQAQLGAKNHAIILPDANKSALKAVAGAAFGAAGQRCMALSVLVTVGDADWLPGLVEEANALKMGNGFDEAADLGPVISPQARERIEQLIESCEKQGGNIVLDGRGATVKDYPNGNWVGPTILEATTDMDCYKNEIFGPALVVVKTRDLDEAIELVNRNPYGNGAAIFTQSAVSSRKFEKKIEAGQVGVNVPIPVPLPMFSWSGNKASVLGNASLYGPLGLNFWTKTKTITSLWREDAKEDKAAVAMPVHH
- a CDS encoding hypothetical protein (Match to ESTs gb|CF193025.1|CF193025, gb|CF193342.1|CF193342, gb|CF193138.1|CF193138; HMMPfam hit to Aa_trans, Transmembrane amino acid transporter protein, score: 53.1, E(): 7.5e-13), which produces MSQDPYTTKASDVNMDDNTSTDKNVSLSRVVTALEPEQVQVVDGVWGTLDESAPNYRSLGWIRASVLMIKVQIGLGVLAIPAVLHTFGLIPAILIIFAVAVATTWADYVVGVFKQNHPEVYTLADVGYIMWGPIGREVFGAVYWIQLTAVAGAGLLSISVALNAMSGHGTCTIVFVVAAAIINILVSSIQTLDRISWIGWIGLVGIMSSVIALAIAVSVQDRPSAAPATGDWSPDIVLVGNPSFSAAIGALSNIIFSFAGAPNFFNIVAEMKNPRDFNKALISCQTFVTAAYLIIGCVVYHYCGQYITSPALGSAGILMKKVCYGLAFPGLVVGCVLNTHLPAKYIFVRLMRNSKHLSANTIQHRVIWISCVVFNCTVSFVIAEGIPIFNDLIGLIGALFATPNAIIFECMMYIWDVYYCADKYPSQHTWKQRSIQAFNVIIMLLSIFAMVAGTYAAAVTIRDDVASNATSKPFSCDDNSG
- a CDS encoding hypothetical protein (HMMPfam hit to Fungal_trans, Fungal specific transcription factor domain, score: 56.3, E(): 8.2e-14; HMMPfam hit to Zn_clus, Fungal Zn(2)-Cys(6) binuclear cluster domain, score: 39.5, E(): 9.5e-09), giving the protein MSVTSTHSQNSISPGAVPDAPGAHSAQPQTEAAGVDLRVRFARACDRCRHRKIKCDNEHPCGKCAAAGVTCTSGMSRATGVSRRRASRTSFSDTRNHHEAFIEKEGSPSNREHRSNNKGRKRRRDSEETDKIGATGNSKTSNVLDHLDTAHFFLSQEGMTRFAGSTSGLPVLEATRRMLQKIPDPVNDAQSPMGEPNWSWLSSLLEDGEGSSKSGRESFLRRQERDEPEYFPGRDHASEQGGEDIFARISEIIPPDLMASLVQTYFAVVHPVWPIIHIQSFFADFYKWTSYSFAALVVSMCMLATRYTNDPRVLAEPDISASAGFQYFELFRQLRAQASTEDNVIQAIQSLFFAAQYHCVDNVPRQVAQGLFAEAAARLLDGGLHREISDIALGDSLEKETRTRTAWACYSWDKQLAAICGKPPLLRIWDYDVSLPEVFEETQSAFAELPENQDEKLSAIFIQQILLSVVLEKTLTSCTHHPEFDNCEMLNRWARSMRPEVEDMKALDDSMRLLNEWREALPPAMSDRSIAGRLASPMYSVEYEQIAVIEQTIEMLIAGRKLQLATLAKTRENTSTTRLESARDAILEAGKHTLASAVKMGSAKMLGKCDILLAYRILMAGRFLLASLLSARADCKAEQEEEATRAVRAAIVLLRHFSDVFPISLGSAEVLEETCRVCRVDISLPTAATPGHPRHNLYAWHRPLRLRDKHSNEKDGCRSQVRSPTNVMSGDAAADAIASMFSPVDAAFGLGSLPLPFPEIGTEGERQPDFSWLLPGGSVPYYFPSHPSE